A section of the Thermotoga caldifontis AZM44c09 genome encodes:
- a CDS encoding ABC transporter permease, which produces MLARSYWLLIEGKLLRPVGLTFLRAFFGMGLALVAGTALGFLMGISDKIYLLLQPLNMVIRSVPIVSWLSTVILAWGIGWRGVVFIVFISLLPIVTFNVCEGVRIVDKKLLEMARIYTVPKMKVFKVIYMGSVWPFLLSSLKLSIGNMWKVAIVAEYLIGETGLGVQIMQAKFYVNTVDVFSYTFVAVIFGLILEGLFTLIWERKPFEVHS; this is translated from the coding sequence GTGTTGGCCCGATCCTATTGGCTTTTGATCGAGGGCAAATTGCTCAGACCCGTTGGTCTCACCTTCCTCAGGGCCTTCTTCGGCATGGGTCTGGCCCTCGTCGCGGGCACAGCGCTTGGATTTCTCATGGGCATATCCGATAAGATCTACCTTCTGCTTCAGCCGCTGAACATGGTGATCAGGTCTGTCCCGATCGTTTCGTGGCTTTCAACCGTGATCCTCGCCTGGGGTATAGGATGGCGCGGTGTGGTTTTCATAGTCTTCATCTCACTTCTTCCCATCGTGACGTTCAACGTCTGCGAAGGTGTAAGGATCGTAGACAAGAAACTTCTGGAGATGGCCAGGATATACACCGTGCCGAAAATGAAAGTGTTCAAGGTCATCTACATGGGTTCCGTGTGGCCGTTCTTGCTTTCTTCTCTAAAGTTGAGCATCGGTAACATGTGGAAGGTGGCGATCGTGGCAGAATACCTCATAGGTGAAACGGGACTCGGGGTGCAGATCATGCAGGCCAAGTTCTACGTCAACACGGTCGATGTATTTTCCTACACGTTCGTGGCCGTCATCTTTGGACTGATCCTGGAAGGTCTGTTCACGTTGATCTGGGAGAGGAAACCTTTTGAAGTGCATTCTTGA
- a CDS encoding ABC transporter substrate-binding protein codes for MRKYLSLLLLIAVSVGMAVNVLVPVGPTVVAFVGLLEKRVDSDVELKIDFWRTLDQVSSQIASKNVDLIVLPVSIGASLYAKGIDVRLAAVTLWSGFYIVTRDFDLTDLKMLSGQEVYTPQGKGQTGDVLIRYFLEQAGLKPDTDVKIRYAAPAEIVSLMSAGKVKIAVLPEPYATLAVKRAQARIAQDLQILWSKYTNLPARIPITGVFVVKNLDETTLRAVLKAIENSLRYSMENKREAAQLSVNYLGGMPAEIIEESLARTLYEYTPASEAMDEVIRYLTVTQQVDPDAMPTLPDEKFFTF; via the coding sequence ATGAGAAAGTACCTTTCGCTTTTGCTCTTAATCGCAGTCTCTGTCGGCATGGCGGTGAATGTGCTCGTACCCGTCGGCCCGACGGTGGTTGCTTTCGTTGGACTACTCGAGAAGAGAGTGGACAGCGATGTGGAACTCAAGATCGATTTCTGGAGAACGCTCGATCAGGTGAGCTCACAGATCGCGTCGAAAAACGTCGATCTGATCGTTCTGCCTGTATCGATCGGAGCCTCCCTGTACGCCAAGGGAATAGACGTAAGGCTCGCCGCGGTGACCCTCTGGAGTGGCTTCTACATCGTCACGAGAGATTTCGATCTCACAGATTTGAAAATGTTGTCAGGTCAGGAAGTCTACACGCCTCAGGGTAAGGGGCAGACGGGTGATGTGCTGATCAGATACTTTCTCGAACAAGCTGGGCTGAAGCCAGACACCGATGTCAAAATCAGATATGCCGCTCCCGCTGAAATAGTTTCGCTCATGAGCGCCGGAAAGGTCAAAATCGCTGTGCTTCCCGAACCTTATGCCACGCTTGCAGTGAAACGGGCGCAGGCACGCATCGCACAGGATCTACAGATTCTCTGGTCGAAGTACACCAACCTTCCTGCCAGAATACCCATAACCGGTGTGTTCGTGGTGAAGAATCTGGACGAAACAACACTTCGAGCCGTTCTGAAAGCGATAGAAAATTCTCTCAGATACTCTATGGAGAACAAACGTGAAGCGGCGCAACTGTCCGTCAATTACCTGGGTGGCATGCCGGCTGAGATCATCGAAGAATCCCTCGCAAGAACGCTGTACGAGTACACGCCAGCGAGCGAAGCGATGGACGAAGTGATACGCTATCTGACCGTCACACAGCAGGTGGATCCCGACGCGATGCCCACGTTGCCAGATGAGAAGTTCTTCACGTTTTAA
- a CDS encoding NADH-dependent [FeFe] hydrogenase, group A6: MVASVRIEINGKSYEVPADVTVLEACNRAGVYVPTLCNHPRLEPTGACRVCVIEVEGARNLQPACVTKVQDGMKIKTNTSRVTNAVKFNLALLLSRHPKDCMTCDVNGRCEFQDLIYLYDVQDIFPSEVRAVPKDLSSPAVVRDLEKCVVCGRCVRACSELQGMDIYSMVDRGYETLPQTAFEMPLYETDCIGCGQCSAFCPVGAITENVNIRRVLEELEKHDKVLVVQTAPATRVALGEEFGMEVGSISTGKMVAALRRLGFDYVFDTNFAADLTIMEEGSEFLERLKKGGPFPMFTSCCPAWINLAEKLYPQFLKNLSSAKSPHQMLGAVIKSYFAKKINVPPEKIFVVSIMPCTAKKDDITRPQHMVNGVPAVDVVLTTRELGRLIKMRKIPYASLPEENYDDPLGESTGAAAIFGATGGVMEAALRTAYELGLGKPLPRIEFTNVRGLEGIKEATIDFDGKQLKVAVAHGGANVRRLLDKITRGEVYYDFVEIMACPGGCIGGGGQPKSLDKDVLIKRMEAIYTIDERSVLRKSHENPSIKKLYEEFLEHPLSHVSHELLHTTYVDRSRKKVSQAAQI, encoded by the coding sequence ATGGTGGCCAGTGTGAGGATCGAAATCAACGGGAAAAGCTACGAAGTACCGGCGGACGTGACGGTCCTCGAAGCGTGCAACCGAGCCGGTGTGTACGTTCCAACGCTGTGCAATCATCCGCGTCTCGAACCGACGGGAGCCTGCCGGGTGTGTGTGATAGAAGTCGAGGGCGCCAGGAACCTGCAGCCAGCTTGCGTAACAAAGGTTCAGGATGGAATGAAGATCAAAACGAACACCTCACGCGTGACGAACGCCGTTAAGTTCAACCTCGCGCTGCTGCTGTCCCGCCATCCAAAAGATTGTATGACGTGCGACGTGAACGGCAGATGTGAGTTCCAGGATTTGATTTACCTTTACGACGTTCAAGACATCTTTCCGAGCGAGGTTAGAGCCGTTCCAAAAGATCTGAGTTCACCAGCCGTCGTGAGGGACCTGGAGAAATGCGTTGTTTGCGGTAGATGCGTCAGGGCGTGCTCGGAGCTTCAAGGAATGGATATCTACTCGATGGTCGATAGAGGTTACGAAACACTACCCCAGACAGCTTTTGAGATGCCGCTCTACGAAACGGATTGCATAGGTTGCGGTCAGTGTTCTGCGTTCTGTCCTGTCGGAGCCATCACGGAGAACGTGAATATAAGGAGAGTACTCGAAGAACTTGAAAAGCACGACAAAGTCCTCGTGGTTCAGACGGCTCCAGCAACACGCGTGGCGCTGGGTGAAGAATTCGGTATGGAAGTGGGCAGCATTTCAACCGGAAAAATGGTCGCGGCACTGAGACGACTCGGTTTCGACTACGTGTTCGACACCAACTTCGCGGCAGATTTGACCATCATGGAGGAAGGATCGGAGTTCCTCGAAAGGCTCAAGAAAGGCGGGCCGTTCCCCATGTTCACCTCGTGCTGCCCAGCGTGGATCAATCTGGCTGAAAAGCTGTACCCACAGTTTTTGAAGAACCTCTCAAGCGCGAAGTCACCACACCAGATGCTCGGTGCCGTCATCAAGTCTTATTTCGCCAAGAAGATAAACGTACCACCCGAGAAGATCTTCGTTGTATCCATAATGCCGTGCACCGCGAAGAAAGATGACATCACAAGACCACAGCACATGGTCAACGGCGTGCCGGCGGTGGACGTTGTCTTGACGACGCGCGAGCTCGGAAGATTGATAAAGATGAGAAAGATCCCATACGCTTCCTTGCCAGAGGAAAACTACGACGATCCCCTCGGTGAATCCACTGGTGCTGCGGCCATATTCGGTGCCACCGGTGGCGTGATGGAGGCCGCCCTCAGAACGGCGTACGAGCTTGGATTGGGTAAACCACTGCCCAGGATAGAGTTCACCAACGTGCGTGGCCTGGAAGGCATAAAGGAAGCCACGATCGATTTCGATGGTAAGCAACTCAAAGTGGCGGTTGCCCACGGTGGAGCAAACGTCAGGAGGCTGCTCGACAAGATAACGAGAGGAGAAGTTTACTACGACTTCGTCGAGATCATGGCTTGCCCGGGTGGATGCATCGGTGGCGGAGGTCAGCCAAAGAGCCTGGACAAAGACGTGTTGATCAAACGCATGGAAGCCATTTACACGATCGATGAAAGAAGCGTGCTGAGAAAATCCCACGAGAACCCGTCTATAAAGAAGCTCTACGAAGAGTTCTTAGAACATCCTCTCAGTCACGTTTCGCACGAACTGCTCCACACGACCTACGTCGATAGATCCAGAAAGAAGGTATCGCAAGCCGCCCAGATCTGA
- the rplT gene encoding 50S ribosomal protein L20 produces the protein MRVKRALHAKKKRRKILKAVKGFRGAISRRYKLAKQHYVRAKWYSFAGRKIKKRDFRRIWITRINIAARKYGLKYSELIHGLRLANVSINRKMLSELAVNDPAAFESYVELAKQHLKKVTA, from the coding sequence ATGAGAGTCAAGAGGGCGTTACACGCCAAGAAGAAAAGAAGGAAAATTCTGAAAGCCGTCAAGGGATTCAGAGGTGCCATCAGCAGGAGATACAAACTGGCGAAACAGCACTACGTCAGGGCGAAATGGTATTCTTTCGCTGGCAGGAAGATAAAGAAGAGAGACTTCAGAAGGATCTGGATCACGAGAATAAACATCGCCGCGAGGAAGTACGGATTGAAATACAGCGAACTGATCCACGGTTTGAGGCTGGCGAACGTGAGCATCAACAGAAAGATGCTCTCCGAACTGGCCGTCAACGACCCGGCAGCATTCGAATCCTACGTCGAACTCGCCAAGCAACATTTGAAGAAGGTCACCGCTTGA
- the rpmI gene encoding 50S ribosomal protein L35, which yields MAKNKMKTSKTAAKRFRVTKNGKILFNHARTRHTTGKRRRSTLRELRKKDVLHKGDAKRIKRLLGV from the coding sequence ATGGCCAAGAACAAAATGAAAACCAGCAAGACAGCCGCAAAGAGGTTTCGTGTCACAAAGAATGGGAAGATCCTTTTCAACCACGCGCGAACGAGGCACACCACAGGAAAAAGGAGAAGGTCCACTCTGCGTGAGCTGAGGAAGAAGGACGTTCTGCACAAAGGCGATGCCAAGAGAATCAAGAGACTGCTCGGTGTCTGA
- the infC gene encoding translation initiation factor IF-3 — translation MPAFLFKEVEIIEKEQTFLKNEQIRVPKVRVVGQDGKQLGIMPTYKALELARREGLDLVLVSPNSDPPVAKIMDFGKYMYQLAKKQKEAKKKQKVQEIKQMKFRVKIDEHDYLTKLKHIRRFLEEGNKVKVTVMFRGREIAFTEKGEEILKRIAQDVSDIGVVEVEPKLEGRDMWMQIKPKEG, via the coding sequence TTGCCCGCCTTTTTGTTTAAGGAGGTAGAGATTATCGAAAAAGAACAGACTTTCCTGAAAAACGAACAAATAAGGGTGCCAAAGGTCAGAGTAGTTGGACAGGATGGAAAGCAGTTAGGCATCATGCCAACTTACAAAGCTTTGGAACTCGCGAGGAGAGAAGGGCTCGATTTGGTCTTGGTTTCTCCCAACAGTGATCCACCCGTCGCGAAGATCATGGACTTCGGCAAGTACATGTACCAGCTCGCGAAGAAACAGAAGGAAGCCAAGAAAAAGCAAAAGGTTCAGGAAATCAAGCAAATGAAATTCAGAGTCAAGATCGACGAACACGATTATTTGACCAAGCTCAAGCACATCAGACGTTTCCTCGAAGAGGGCAACAAGGTCAAGGTGACCGTGATGTTCCGGGGTAGGGAGATCGCTTTTACGGAGAAAGGCGAGGAGATCCTGAAGAGAATCGCTCAGGACGTCAGCGACATAGGCGTTGTCGAAGTGGAACCCAAGCTCGAAGGTAGAGACATGTGGATGCAGATCAAGCCTAAGGAAGGGTGA
- a CDS encoding TetR/AcrR family transcriptional regulator — translation MSSAREKILEAAKAAFSEKGFDGVSMEEIAQRAGVRKALIYYYFPSKEVLFEEVWNRALEELENHIFREVEGESYYVRKIKMFLRAYIDFVTSRKVLSKVIEKERASVMDESGEGDVWKRLKRRYDAFLNRVAQLIEEGKKSELINPELDSQTTARLITEALVATASSGSAVQSIESFILSGLMGKTES, via the coding sequence TTGTCCAGCGCCAGAGAGAAAATTCTGGAGGCGGCGAAAGCGGCTTTCTCTGAAAAGGGTTTCGATGGCGTGAGCATGGAAGAGATCGCCCAGCGCGCTGGCGTGCGAAAAGCCCTCATATACTACTATTTTCCGAGCAAAGAGGTGCTCTTCGAAGAAGTCTGGAACAGGGCGCTGGAAGAACTCGAGAACCACATCTTCAGAGAAGTCGAGGGCGAGAGCTACTACGTTAGAAAAATCAAGATGTTCCTGAGGGCCTACATAGATTTCGTGACGAGCAGGAAGGTTCTATCGAAGGTGATAGAAAAAGAACGAGCGAGCGTGATGGACGAATCTGGAGAAGGAGACGTCTGGAAGAGGCTCAAAAGGCGTTACGATGCTTTCCTCAACAGAGTGGCGCAGCTCATAGAGGAGGGCAAGAAGAGTGAGCTGATCAACCCGGAGCTGGACTCACAAACCACAGCCAGACTGATCACCGAGGCCCTCGTGGCTACGGCATCGTCGGGTTCCGCTGTACAGTCGATCGAATCGTTCATCCTGTCCGGACTGATGGGAAAAACAGAGTCTTAG
- a CDS encoding radical SAM protein — protein sequence MATVGGVKGFIYHQAGKLVASVLRNTDEEGLYRLFSTLSALTKEPSKSGLKKLALMAKDKHPMITSWVKVFRRSSPKCVEKIINNLIINEFALGEPIRQQKMHEYKVVLPKLGVISPTYACNLNCVGCYAGLYGRKYELTKEEVSKVIREGNELGLYFWVITGGEPFYWPHLMEILEEFNDNYFLIYTNGTLITEEVAKKLSELGNATPAISVEGFELDTDWRRGRGVFKSVLEAWERLRRYGVPFGASITATRMNHDTLMKDEFWQFLEEQQVVYAWVFQYMPVGMNASMDLVPTPQQRYERFFKTDEVRLSGRFAFVADFWNHGFLTHGCLAAGAKYFHVNAKGYVEPCVFQQYAVDSIREKSLIEILKSPFFEAYKRMVPYSNNLFRPCPIIDNPKVYRAMVKHFNAIPQHEGSERVVEELAPEIDKLAEEWKVYADKLWYEHGYVDRYPVNRGIYNYETRMKRYMNREEALAVDKTLK from the coding sequence ATGGCAACTGTTGGAGGAGTGAAAGGTTTCATATACCATCAGGCTGGAAAGCTCGTCGCTTCTGTGCTGCGCAACACGGACGAAGAGGGTCTGTACAGACTGTTTTCAACCCTCAGCGCCTTGACGAAGGAACCTTCCAAGAGTGGCTTGAAGAAACTCGCGCTCATGGCCAAGGACAAACACCCCATGATCACCAGCTGGGTCAAGGTGTTCAGACGCTCCAGTCCCAAGTGCGTTGAAAAGATCATCAACAACCTGATCATCAACGAGTTCGCGCTCGGTGAACCCATAAGACAACAGAAGATGCACGAGTACAAAGTCGTTTTACCGAAACTCGGTGTCATAAGTCCAACTTACGCGTGCAATTTGAACTGCGTCGGTTGTTATGCGGGACTCTACGGAAGAAAGTACGAGCTCACGAAAGAAGAAGTGAGCAAAGTTATAAGGGAAGGAAACGAACTCGGACTGTATTTCTGGGTCATCACCGGAGGCGAACCTTTCTACTGGCCACACCTGATGGAGATACTCGAAGAGTTCAACGACAACTACTTCCTGATCTACACGAACGGCACACTCATAACAGAAGAAGTCGCCAAGAAACTGTCTGAGCTCGGCAACGCCACGCCCGCGATATCCGTGGAAGGGTTCGAACTCGATACGGACTGGAGAAGGGGTAGAGGAGTCTTCAAGAGTGTGCTCGAAGCGTGGGAAAGGCTGAGAAGATACGGGGTACCGTTCGGTGCTTCGATAACGGCAACGAGGATGAACCACGACACGTTGATGAAAGACGAATTCTGGCAGTTCCTCGAGGAACAGCAGGTAGTGTACGCCTGGGTCTTCCAGTACATGCCCGTCGGCATGAACGCATCCATGGACTTGGTACCAACGCCGCAACAGAGGTACGAAAGGTTCTTCAAGACCGACGAGGTCAGACTCAGTGGTAGATTCGCTTTCGTTGCGGACTTCTGGAACCACGGCTTCCTGACTCACGGCTGTCTCGCCGCCGGTGCGAAGTACTTCCACGTGAATGCGAAAGGTTACGTTGAGCCCTGCGTGTTCCAGCAGTACGCCGTGGACAGCATAAGGGAAAAATCGTTGATAGAGATACTCAAATCACCGTTCTTCGAAGCTTACAAGCGCATGGTTCCGTATTCCAACAACCTGTTCAGACCGTGTCCGATCATCGACAATCCGAAGGTCTACAGGGCGATGGTCAAGCACTTCAATGCGATCCCACAGCACGAAGGTTCCGAACGCGTCGTTGAAGAGCTGGCCCCGGAGATAGACAAGCTCGCCGAAGAATGGAAAGTTTACGCCGATAAGCTCTGGTACGAGCATGGCTACGTCGATCGCTATCCTGTCAACAGGGGAATCTACAACTACGAGACGAGAATGAAGCGCTACATGAACAGAGAAGAAGCCCTGGCCGTTGACAAAACTCTGAAGTAA
- a CDS encoding TM0106 family RecB-like putative nuclease codes for MNEPIWYDDLEQFLMCPRRFQLERNVMDESEQIPDSSQLLRLGFSVEKPVLEAEIFGKRFVADPDLAVPEKDGWRLVLKKDAKNFKQKYAIEAAYHAYIFSQRGFPVTGVTVTSPYFEVDLDWRNYLPRLMSLLELITTTRDELYDPKPSSLCKTCPYVVECSEALIQKKDLIAIHGLNERTRLRLLREGIEDLQDLVQVQKLKDFSKEMLEKLKKKAQALLERRPILLQPLPSFPEGLFLDIESHVTAGYDYLFGILKKDEYIPFLCEDKDQEGVVFNRVLDFLLSENGPIYHYCAYEPAHFRQLAETYGLEKKYHQMKKRFVDVYQILSSHVALPLFSYSLKSVARYWNFEWRTKLDGWRACKYFQLWLVTKEPSLLDTVLKYNEDDVRATRLVVEKMKSLSCQESVTNK; via the coding sequence ATGAATGAACCCATCTGGTACGACGATCTTGAACAGTTTCTGATGTGTCCCAGGAGATTCCAGTTAGAAAGGAACGTGATGGATGAGTCTGAGCAGATCCCAGACTCCTCACAGCTGCTCAGGCTCGGTTTCAGCGTCGAAAAACCAGTGCTCGAAGCTGAAATCTTTGGGAAAAGGTTCGTGGCGGATCCAGACCTTGCGGTACCGGAAAAGGATGGCTGGCGTTTGGTTCTGAAAAAGGATGCAAAAAATTTCAAGCAAAAATACGCGATCGAAGCAGCCTATCATGCCTACATCTTTTCCCAGCGTGGTTTTCCCGTGACGGGTGTGACCGTCACGTCTCCATACTTCGAAGTTGATCTCGACTGGCGGAACTATCTTCCAAGATTGATGTCTCTGCTCGAACTCATCACCACGACTCGCGATGAACTTTACGATCCGAAACCTTCGTCACTGTGCAAGACCTGCCCCTACGTGGTGGAGTGCAGCGAGGCTTTGATCCAGAAAAAGGATCTGATCGCAATCCACGGTCTGAACGAACGAACGAGACTGAGGCTACTCAGAGAAGGGATCGAAGATTTGCAGGATCTGGTTCAGGTCCAGAAACTGAAGGATTTTTCAAAGGAAATGCTGGAAAAACTGAAAAAGAAAGCGCAGGCGTTGCTCGAAAGACGTCCGATCCTTCTTCAACCGCTGCCCTCTTTCCCCGAGGGATTGTTTCTCGACATAGAGTCCCACGTTACAGCAGGATACGATTACCTCTTCGGAATCCTCAAGAAAGACGAGTACATACCGTTCCTGTGCGAGGACAAAGATCAGGAAGGTGTGGTTTTCAACCGAGTCCTCGATTTTCTTCTTTCAGAGAACGGGCCCATCTATCACTACTGCGCGTACGAACCAGCACATTTCAGGCAGCTCGCGGAAACCTACGGCTTAGAGAAAAAGTACCATCAGATGAAGAAACGTTTCGTGGATGTTTACCAGATCCTGTCGAGCCACGTCGCGCTTCCACTGTTCAGCTATTCCCTCAAGAGCGTGGCCCGATACTGGAATTTTGAATGGAGAACGAAATTAGACGGTTGGCGCGCGTGCAAGTACTTTCAACTGTGGCTCGTGACTAAGGAACCTTCCCTGCTCGACACGGTTCTGAAATACAACGAAGACGATGTACGCGCCACACGGCTCGTCGTCGAAAAGATGAAATCGCTGTCGTGTCAGGAGAGTGTTACAAATAAGTAA
- the hutH gene encoding histidine ammonia-lyase, which produces MLLGEHDLDVRELVKVARYNEQVLLAPSTIERMKASRCLVERIVGSEKPVYGVNTGFGAFATVKIPKERLLSLQRNILLSHACGVGEALAEDVVRAIILTRAHTLALGHSGVRPIVVEKLCELLNKSIVPYVPSKGSVGASGDLAPLAHIALVLIGEGEVLINGVPRPTREVLHLFNFEPIQLLEKEGLSLVNGTQAMSACLALVINDALNLLRFSTEVAALSADVLFASPDAYDEAVAKTRRHRGQGIVARLLRERFEGSELRASHVDCPRVQDPYSLRCIPQVHGAVLDVLFFAKKVVEDEINSVTDNPIVYGDRLISQGNFHGEPLALAADFLCIALTDLGNMVERRIDRLLNPKLNEGLPPFLAFGEAGVNSGFMIWQYTAAALCNENKVLSHPASVDTIPTSGFQEDHVSMGMNACLKLMKVLKNVETLLSIELMCAARALQARRPMRSSKKNEELFSQVEDLLEPASDDTYWQESFRKIERFVEQKLKVVHTEWWTEYE; this is translated from the coding sequence TTGCTTTTGGGTGAGCACGATCTCGATGTGAGGGAACTCGTTAAAGTCGCGAGATACAACGAACAGGTGTTGCTGGCCCCGTCAACAATCGAAAGAATGAAGGCTTCAAGATGTCTCGTTGAAAGGATCGTTGGTTCGGAAAAGCCTGTGTACGGTGTGAACACCGGGTTCGGGGCGTTCGCCACCGTTAAGATACCCAAAGAGAGGTTGCTCTCATTACAGAGAAACATACTCCTGTCTCACGCCTGTGGGGTGGGGGAAGCTCTGGCAGAAGACGTGGTCCGTGCGATCATACTGACGAGGGCTCACACGCTGGCACTCGGTCATTCTGGAGTGAGACCCATCGTCGTCGAAAAGCTGTGCGAGCTTCTGAACAAATCGATCGTACCCTACGTACCATCGAAGGGATCCGTGGGCGCAAGCGGCGATCTTGCGCCTTTGGCACACATCGCGCTCGTGCTCATAGGAGAAGGGGAGGTGCTCATCAACGGCGTACCAAGACCGACCAGGGAAGTTTTGCATCTGTTCAACTTCGAACCTATCCAGCTGTTGGAGAAAGAAGGACTCAGCCTGGTGAACGGTACCCAGGCGATGTCGGCCTGTCTGGCGTTGGTCATAAACGACGCCCTCAACCTACTGCGATTCTCGACGGAAGTTGCCGCGCTCAGCGCAGATGTACTTTTTGCCTCTCCGGATGCTTACGACGAAGCTGTGGCAAAAACCAGAAGGCACCGTGGCCAGGGCATCGTGGCCAGACTTTTGCGAGAAAGGTTCGAAGGCAGCGAGCTCAGAGCTTCACATGTAGATTGTCCCAGAGTTCAGGATCCCTACTCGCTTCGCTGCATACCACAGGTTCACGGAGCGGTTCTCGACGTACTGTTTTTCGCGAAGAAGGTCGTTGAGGATGAGATAAACTCTGTGACGGACAACCCGATCGTCTACGGAGACAGACTGATCTCGCAGGGTAACTTCCATGGAGAGCCCCTCGCTCTCGCGGCGGATTTCCTGTGCATAGCCTTGACAGACCTTGGAAACATGGTCGAACGCAGGATAGACAGGCTCCTCAACCCAAAACTTAACGAGGGCTTACCCCCTTTCCTCGCCTTCGGAGAAGCCGGCGTCAATTCCGGGTTCATGATATGGCAGTACACCGCCGCCGCACTCTGCAACGAAAACAAGGTCCTGTCGCACCCTGCCTCGGTCGACACCATTCCGACGAGCGGTTTCCAGGAGGATCACGTGAGCATGGGCATGAACGCGTGTCTGAAGCTCATGAAGGTTCTCAAAAACGTCGAAACCCTGCTTTCCATCGAACTCATGTGCGCCGCGAGGGCTCTACAAGCCAGACGGCCCATGCGGTCGTCTAAGAAAAACGAAGAACTCTTTTCGCAGGTGGAGGATCTCTTGGAACCCGCTTCGGACGATACTTACTGGCAGGAATCTTTCAGGAAGATCGAACGATTCGTTGAACAAAAACTGAAAGTGGTACACACCGAGTGGTGGACGGAGTATGAATGA
- the zapA gene encoding cell division protein ZapA produces the protein MKRTLTLKLGEKSYELLTDASEEAVLAVVNRIQNQFAQIRNDSPDASLDEILVVMLANSVLNEIRYEETISRITNRLKNFVPHKR, from the coding sequence ATGAAAAGGACTCTGACGCTCAAGCTGGGTGAGAAATCTTACGAGTTGTTGACGGACGCGTCTGAAGAAGCTGTGCTCGCGGTGGTCAACAGGATACAGAATCAGTTTGCCCAGATCAGAAATGATTCCCCGGATGCCAGTCTGGACGAGATTTTGGTAGTGATGCTCGCAAACTCGGTTTTGAACGAGATACGTTACGAAGAAACTATCTCGAGAATAACCAACAGGCTCAAGAATTTTGTACCCCACAAGAGGTGA
- a CDS encoding glutamate racemase produces MRLAEHGIGSEYVYLADTGRAPFGTKKIEEIRDIALDCVSFLFKRGADVVISACNTAQAALMVSNAQPRENFFGILDFDLPTGLRRVGVLATVTTVKSGIYYKKLSDAGVEVIQRPCQELVTAIESFAPDTEIERIVSEAVFPFRKEGVDAIILGCTHFPLVKHVFEKFCDGISVLDPAELLAEKLKEIFPESTDRAVRVTFCVTSDAKTFCEKLKRYFSHLPYTVEEFSWGEVKE; encoded by the coding sequence TTGCGGCTCGCCGAGCACGGAATAGGTTCGGAGTACGTGTATCTCGCCGATACGGGCCGGGCACCCTTCGGTACGAAGAAGATCGAGGAGATCAGGGACATCGCGCTGGACTGTGTCAGTTTTCTGTTCAAGAGGGGTGCGGATGTGGTGATCTCAGCGTGCAACACGGCCCAAGCCGCTTTGATGGTTTCCAACGCTCAACCTCGGGAGAACTTTTTTGGCATCCTCGATTTCGATTTACCGACTGGTTTGAGAAGAGTGGGTGTGCTGGCGACCGTGACGACAGTGAAGAGCGGTATCTACTATAAAAAGTTGAGCGATGCGGGTGTTGAGGTGATCCAGCGTCCGTGTCAGGAACTGGTCACGGCGATCGAATCTTTCGCCCCGGATACCGAGATCGAACGCATCGTGAGCGAGGCCGTGTTTCCTTTTCGCAAGGAAGGAGTTGACGCGATAATTCTTGGTTGCACACATTTCCCGCTGGTCAAGCACGTTTTTGAGAAATTTTGCGATGGAATCTCGGTGCTCGACCCGGCTGAACTTCTGGCTGAAAAGCTCAAAGAGATCTTTCCTGAAAGCACCGATCGCGCAGTGCGCGTCACCTTCTGTGTCACGTCTGACGCGAAAACTTTCTGTGAGAAGCTGAAGCGGTACTTTTCGCATCTTCCTTACACGGTCGAGGAATTTTCATGGGGTGAAGTAAAAGAGTGA